One Anabas testudineus chromosome 15, fAnaTes1.2, whole genome shotgun sequence genomic window carries:
- the LOC113159284 gene encoding SPARC, whose amino-acid sequence MNLSLTFILFLPLSLHTCTCMGGRAQRRQRQAEQSLRPYIGRVEPEKLCELLKCHSPAGSWCQVVKDNEVLVPKCVCPQSCTRQRAPVCSVLGKTYGNECLLHKEACRKRRHIGLAHTGPCLVPKAKCTQEELGQFPYRLLDWFLLLSRMGESYAAAAPPQNCLSHTQRTQLAQQRFAFLDKNKDGKLSRRDLKKLHYKKMPLEHCATPFFQSCDRNRNRKVTLQEWTTCLVDHSEAWFYQFMSIRMGSPKLCSRGKENHL is encoded by the exons ATGAACCTGAGTTTGACCTTTATCTTGTTTCTGCCCTTGAGCCTCCACACTTGTACATGCATG GGAGGCAGAGCCCAACGCAGACAGAGACAAGCTGAGCAGAGCCTGAGACCGTATATTGGCAGAGTAGAACCAG AAAAGCTTTGTGAGCTGCTGAAATGCCACAGTCCAGCAGGATCTTGGTGCCAAGTAGTTAAGGATAATGAAGTCCTCGTCCCCAAGTGTGTCTGTCCACAGTCCTGTACACG GCAGAGGGCACCAGTGTGTAGTGTTCTGGGAAAGACCTATGGGAATGAATGTTTGCTGCATAAAGAAGCCTGCAGAAAGAGACGCCACATTGGACTGGCTCACACAGGACCCTGTCtgg TCCCTAAGGCTAAATGCACACAGGAAGAGTTGGGCCAGTTTCCTTATCGTCTCCTGGACTGGTTTCTGCTCCTGAGTCGTATGGGGGAGTCCTATGCAGCTGCTGCCCCACCCCAGAACTGCCTCAGCCACACCCAGAGGACACAACTAGCACAG CAAAGATTTGCCTTTTTGGACAAGAACAAAGATGGCAAGTTGAGCCGCCGGGACTTGAAGAAGCTTCACTACAAGAAGATGCCACTGGAGCACTGTGCAACACCATTTTTTCA atCATGTGACCGTAACAGGAACAGGAAGGTGACCCTGCAAGAGTGGACAACCTGCCTGGTGGATCACTCTGAAGCCTGGTTCTACCAGTTTATGT CAATAAGAATGGGTTCTCCTAAGCTGTGTTCTAGAGGAAAAGAGAACCACCTTTGA